CTCCCCTTCAGGCACCACGGAGTTCAACGCCGGGTTCAACGGTGAGGTAGTGGATGCCGAAGTGCTCGACAGTGAAGTCATCGATGAGTCTGCCTTTCGGCAACTGCTGAAGCGGGCTGGACGATCGATTGCTCGCCCAGCCCTTGAAGCGCTGGAGATGATGCTTGATCCGGCAACGCCTCCTCAAGCCAGGTTCACCCTGCTGGCAGCGCTCACTTACCTTCTCGTCCCCACAGACCTCATCCCGGATCTGTTGCCGGTGGCTGGTTTCAGTGATGACCTGGTGGCCATCACCGCAGTCATGGGTCTGTGCCGGAATCACATCACTCCCGAGATCAGGCAACGGGCGCAACGCAAACTGGATCAATGGTTCCCGATCCACCGCCCATGAGCCGCTGGTCACGTGACTTAGAGGACGACCTTG
This genomic window from Synechococcus sp. MIT S9220 contains:
- a CDS encoding YkvA family protein, whose translation is MTSSSPSGTTEFNAGFNGEVVDAEVLDSEVIDESAFRQLLKRAGRSIARPALEALEMMLDPATPPQARFTLLAALTYLLVPTDLIPDLLPVAGFSDDLVAITAVMGLCRNHITPEIRQRAQRKLDQWFPIHRP